TCAAAAAGGCTCATATTTTGCGCGCTCGTTTCTGGCTGCGGCAGTTTCGCCGGGAAGGGCTTGGTTGCGGCGAGCTAGCAGCTCTATTGGAACTGCTTGCAGTTGTTGTAGACCATGTTGGTCTACGAGCAGGTGAATATGATCGCTTGAAACAACAACAGCTATCGTGTGCGGCGTGAAGCAAAGGCATGGCCATTGTGGCCGTACTATTGACAATATGTATTTATATATGTATTGTTTATGAGTACACCGCTCTTAATCGATCACCCTATGGAGGAGAGATCATGTGTCGAATCGTCAGTGTGCGAATGAACGGTATCGAGGAAAGGTCATACTGCAATGAGTGCCAGAGCTGGTACATCAGCTCTTGCCCGCATCGCTGGCCGCGGAGTACTGCTCCAGCCTCCCAATCTGGACAGTCGTTACAGCCCGATCGGACAGTGCGTATCCGGGACCCGCGGGTCCCGAGACTGTTCTAAGGTTGGGTCGCATCCACAACGTATTCTTAAGCTGCGCTTCGGCGCAGCTTTTTATGTGAAGAGTCGGACGTTGACAGAGTGTATTCAAAATTGAGTGGCAATCCGTGCACATCTACACGTTTCATTTTTTCGCGATGCTATAATGTGCGTAACAAGTACCGGAGGTAAGGGTTCGTTTTTTGTCTGTATGCATTCGTACTGAGTGTTCCAGGAATTTGCGCTAGGAACGGCGCAAATTCGGAACTAAATTCAGAGTAATCACTACGTTCCTTTCTTCATTTATTTTAACTGTGCGAATCCAAGACGAACAACTCAAGCGATTCATTCTCGATGCAGGGCTTATTACCAAGTCCGATCTCTCGGCTGCTGAAAAGATCGCGAAAGAGGAAGAGCGAACGCTGAGCGAGGCGCTCATTGCACATGGCCACATGACCGAAGACGACATGCGCCGGATCGAGGCGTATGTGCTTGGTATTCCATTCGTGTCACTTAAAGAACAAAAGATCGATTTCGAGACCCTTACCCTCATTCCAGAGCCAGTCGCTCGTACACACAATATTATTGCGTACAAAAAGAGTGAAGATACGCTTGAGGTGGCGATGCTTGATACGGCTGACCTTCCAGCGATCGACTTCATTAAGAAGAAAGTAGGATTGCGAATTCAGCCTCGTTTGACCGACACTGAATCAATGCGAGCCGCGCTGCGGCAGTACCAGAAGACGCTCAAAGATGAATTCGGCGACCTCATCATGAAGGATGCGTCTGAGCTGAAGGTGGTCAATGAAGATGGGGAAGAGATCAGTGAGAAAGACCTCAAGCAAATGGCTGAGGATTTGCCGGTGGTGCGTATTGTCGATACGCTCCTGCGTCACGCGATCATTCAGGGTGCGTCCGATATTCATATTGAACCAATGGAAGCTGAAGTGTTGGTGCGGTATCGTACTGACGGTATTTTGCATGACGCAATGAAGCTGCCTAAGATCGCTGCCGATAGTATCGTGGCGCGACTCAAGGTGCTTTCTAATCTCAAGCTCGATCAGAAGCGTCTACCACAAGACGGTCGTTTCAAGATGGAAATGGATGGTCAGAAAGTCGCATTTCGTGTTTCTATTCTGCCGATCTTCTATGGTGAAAAAGTGGTGATGCGTCTCTTGCGTGAGAATCGTAGTGGCTTTTCACTCGAAGGTATCGGATTCCATGGCAGCACCCTCGATCGAGTGCATCGCGCGACGCGTGCGACTACGGGTATCATTCTCGTGACTGGTCCGACTGGTTCTGGAAAGTCGACCACGCTCTATACAGTGCTTGATATTTTGAATACACCAGAGGTGAATATTTCTACCATTGAAGACCCGATCGAGTACCAAATGCCGCGAGTAAACCAGTCACAGGTGAAGCCTGATATTGGGTTTACCTTTGCGGCTGGCCTTCGTTCACTCATGCGTCAGGACCCAGACATCATCATGGTCGGTGAGATCCGTGACGAAGAGA
Above is a window of Candidatus Nomurabacteria bacterium DNA encoding:
- a CDS encoding type II/IV secretion system protein, translating into MRIQDEQLKRFILDAGLITKSDLSAAEKIAKEEERTLSEALIAHGHMTEDDMRRIEAYVLGIPFVSLKEQKIDFETLTLIPEPVARTHNIIAYKKSEDTLEVAMLDTADLPAIDFIKKKVGLRIQPRLTDTESMRAALRQYQKTLKDEFGDLIMKDASELKVVNEDGEEISEKDLKQMAEDLPVVRIVDTLLRHAIIQGASDIHIEPMEAEVLVRYRTDGILHDAMKLPKIAADSIVARLKVLSNLKLDQKRLPQDGRFKMEMDGQKVAFRVSILPIFYGEKVVMRLLRENRSGFSLEGIGFHGSTLDRVHRATRATTGIILVTGPTGSGKSTTLYTVLDILNTPEVNISTIEDPIEYQMPRVNQSQVKPDIGFTFAAGLRSLMRQDPDIIMVGEIRDEETASLAINAALTGHLVLATLHTNSAVGTLDRLVDMGAESFLLVSTLRVAVGQRLVRRLADDKLPYILTKAERDELGTKVDLDKVLKCLKEEGVVKNEATWNDVQFYHPKEKGATEDGYKGRMGIHEVLEMSPTLKDMVMEGKTGDAIQAQAEKEGMLTMIEDGIFKAAQGLTSIEEVLRVINE